From the Budorcas taxicolor isolate Tak-1 chromosome 1, Takin1.1, whole genome shotgun sequence genome, one window contains:
- the LOC128047524 gene encoding OTU domain-containing protein 3, whose protein sequence is MSRKQAAKGRPGSGSRKAEAERKRDERAARRALAKERRNRPESGGGGGCEEEFVSFANQLQALGLKLREVPGDGNCLFRALGDQLEGHSRNHLKHRQETVDYMIKQREDFEPFVEDDIPFEKHVASLAKPGTFAGNDAIVAFARNHQLNVVIHQLNAPLWQIRGTDKSNGRELHIAYRHGEHYDSVRRINDDSEAPARLRTEFQMLHQDESNKREKSKAKGVDFEDDLRDEVEDAVQKVCNATGCSDFNLIVQNLEAENYNIESAIIAMLQMNQGRRNSAEENLESSGGVLTQCGPLWEEGGSGTRIFGNQGVNEGRTENSKARASPTEENKANKNQLPKVTNKQRREQQRLEKKKRQEERHRHKALESRGHRDSSRSDADASAQVTLVKTFAALSI, encoded by the coding sequence ATGTCCCGGAAGCAGGCCGCCAAGGGCCGGCCGGGCAGCGGCAGCCGCAAAGCCGAGGCCGAGCGCAAGCGGGACGAGCGGGCGGCGCGCCGGGCCCTGGCCAAGGAGCGGCGGAACCGGCCGGAGtccggcggcggcgggggctgCGAGGAGGAGTTCGTCAGCTTCGCCAACCAGCTGCAGGCCCTGGGGCTGAAGCTGCGGGAGGTGCCGGGGGACGGCAACTGCTTATTCAGAGCTCTTGGTGATCAGTTGGAAGGACACTCACGAAATCATCTCAAGCACCGACAGGAGACAGTGGACTACATGATAAAGCAGCGAGAAGATTTTGAACCCTTTGTGGAAGATGACATTCCTTTTGAGAAACATGTGGCCAGTTTGGCAAAGCCTGGAACATTTGCTGGCAATGATGCAATTGTAGCATTTGCAAGAAATCATCAGTTGAATGTGGTGATTCATCAACTTAATGCCCCTTTGTGGCAGATCCGAGGAACAGACAAAAGCAACGGGCGGGAGCTGCACATCGCTTACCGACACGGCGAGCACTACGACAGCGTGCGCAGGATCAACGACGACTCGGAGGCGCCCGCACGCCTGCGCACGGAGTTTCAGATGCTTCATCAAGATGAATCAAATAAGAGAGAGAAGAGCAAGGCAAAGGGAGTCGACTTTGAAGATGACCTGCGAGATGAAGTAGAAGATGCTGTCCAGAAAGTTTGCAACGCAACTGGGTGTTCCGATTTTAATTTGATAGTTCAGAACCTGGAAGCTGAAAATTATAATATTGAATCTGCGATAATTGCCATGCTGCAGATGAACCAGGGGAGAAGAAATAGTGCAGAGGAGAACCTTGAGTCCAGTGGTGGAGTGCTGACGCAGTGTGGTCCTTTATGGGAAGAGGGTGGCAGTGGCACCAGAATCTTCGGAAATCAGGGTGTAAATGAAGGCAGGACTGAGAACAGTAAGGCGCGGGCCAGCCCTActgaggaaaacaaagcaaataaaaaccagCTCCCAAAGGTCACAAACAAACAGAGGCGAGAACAGCAGCGACTAGAGAAGAAGAAACGACAGGAGGAGAGGCACCGGCACAAAGCCCTGGAGAGCAGGGGCCACAGGGACAGCAGCAGGAGCGATGCGGACGCGAGCGCCCAGGTCACCTTGGTGAAGACCTTCGCGGCTCTCAGCATCTGA